One window from the genome of Phycisphaerales bacterium encodes:
- the pgl gene encoding 6-phosphogluconolactonase, with protein sequence MQTDILASPEAAAAAAASFIANAARQAIKERDCFAFAVSGGHSPWIMLRELGEEKLEWSKIHVFQVDERIAPKGDDDRNLTHLKESLLATAPIDPQNIYAMPVDHEDVNKAAAEYGQTLASVCGSPVKLDLVHLGLGPDGHTASLVPNDTVLEVTDRDVALTGGTYQGRQRMTLTYPCINRARQIMWLVTGAAKQPVFPKLQAGDPSIPGGRVEQEHAVLIADRDATGT encoded by the coding sequence ATGCAAACCGATATTCTCGCCTCACCAGAAGCTGCTGCGGCAGCTGCTGCGTCTTTTATAGCCAACGCCGCACGACAAGCAATCAAGGAGCGGGACTGCTTTGCTTTTGCTGTGAGTGGTGGGCACTCGCCTTGGATCATGCTTCGTGAGCTCGGCGAAGAGAAACTTGAATGGTCTAAGATCCATGTTTTTCAAGTTGATGAACGCATTGCACCCAAAGGCGATGATGATCGAAATCTCACCCATCTCAAAGAGAGTTTGCTTGCAACAGCACCGATCGATCCTCAAAATATTTATGCCATGCCCGTCGATCATGAAGATGTCAACAAGGCTGCTGCTGAATACGGACAAACATTGGCTTCAGTATGTGGCTCACCGGTCAAGCTTGATTTAGTACATCTTGGCTTAGGTCCAGACGGACACACCGCTTCATTGGTGCCAAATGACACCGTCCTTGAGGTCACTGACCGAGATGTGGCGCTGACTGGTGGAACCTACCAAGGGCGTCAGCGAATGACCCTCACCTATCCATGCATTAACCGAGCCAGACAGATCATGTGGCTTGTCACTGGTGCCGCAAAACAGCCCGTCTTTCCAAAGTTACAAGCCGGCGATCCATCTATTCCCGGTGGCAGAGTTGAGCAAGAGCATGCGGTACTGATTGCGGACCGCGACGCAACTGGAACTTAA
- a CDS encoding amylo-alpha-1,6-glucosidase — protein sequence MKPFQNDQITQTWLLANGTGGFSMGTVAGPHTSRYHGYLVAAVDPPVNRVHLLHSVVDAVLDAQGGRQELATHLFGPEFESSPDGWKRLVHTDVSPASVSWTYDLGHDLLIKRTLRLKPFEAVACVQWTLIGQGEVRLELRPLLSFRDFHSLRQPHDEPITCSIDGVHMTASTMDLNLCLELSRGVWQQDRQTWKNFAYAVDRQRGQDWQEQLEGPACATIELSPGHPTVTLTASTNSAPSVKPLSVNMESEQGRLDTTVARLEESGRAYVVRRFVPGQEKQGVSIIAGYPWFADWGRDTMISLPGLLLGAGTTESAHQVLDTFGESLLEGLIPNRFDDRSASAHYNTADASLWYLQAIGHVAHAEDETRRAHVMARHLERARELLHWYRRGTHFGIHVDASGLVNAGAEGKALTWMDAICDGIPATPRRGKPVELSALWYSGLLIVAELTQDPIEAAALKNEAAVTAASFVSAFWDKQRDCLFDVLAVDGEDVIPDKSVRPNQIFACSLPHSMLTLTQQRQILDQIEASLLTPMGLRTLAPDSPGYQPRYQGSMMERDQAYHNGTVWPWLMGPYVLARLASAQDPAKMATQMRNHLEPLVASLDDDCLGHVAEIYDGEAPHEPHGCRAQAWSLAELMRAMRLLNELTNNHGGA from the coding sequence ATGAAGCCGTTTCAAAATGATCAAATAACACAGACTTGGTTATTAGCAAATGGCACCGGTGGTTTTTCAATGGGTACTGTTGCAGGCCCCCATACATCGCGTTATCACGGCTATCTGGTGGCAGCGGTTGATCCTCCTGTCAATCGGGTTCATTTACTACACAGTGTTGTTGATGCAGTTCTCGATGCTCAGGGGGGGCGACAAGAGTTGGCCACCCACCTCTTTGGGCCGGAGTTTGAATCAAGCCCTGATGGCTGGAAAAGGCTGGTGCATACCGATGTTTCCCCTGCGTCGGTCAGCTGGACCTATGACTTAGGCCACGACCTATTGATCAAGCGTACGTTGCGTCTTAAGCCGTTCGAGGCGGTGGCTTGTGTTCAATGGACACTCATAGGTCAGGGTGAGGTGCGTCTTGAGTTACGCCCACTACTTTCCTTTCGAGACTTCCACAGTCTACGCCAACCGCATGATGAACCAATTACTTGTTCTATCGATGGCGTTCACATGACCGCTTCAACGATGGACTTGAACCTTTGTCTGGAACTATCACGGGGTGTTTGGCAGCAAGATCGTCAAACTTGGAAGAACTTTGCCTATGCAGTCGATCGCCAGCGCGGCCAAGATTGGCAGGAGCAATTAGAGGGGCCAGCTTGTGCAACCATTGAACTGAGTCCTGGTCACCCAACAGTCACACTAACGGCAAGCACGAACAGCGCGCCGTCAGTCAAGCCACTGTCGGTAAATATGGAGTCTGAACAGGGTCGCTTGGATACAACGGTCGCTCGTTTAGAGGAATCAGGTAGGGCCTACGTGGTGCGTCGTTTTGTCCCAGGCCAGGAAAAGCAGGGCGTCTCAATCATTGCGGGGTACCCTTGGTTTGCAGACTGGGGGCGAGACACAATGATTAGCCTGCCTGGACTTCTGCTGGGTGCCGGGACCACTGAAAGTGCACATCAGGTACTCGATACTTTTGGTGAGTCTCTTCTTGAAGGATTGATTCCCAATCGATTTGATGACCGATCTGCATCGGCACACTACAACACAGCTGATGCAAGCCTCTGGTACTTGCAAGCAATTGGTCATGTTGCTCATGCTGAGGATGAAACGCGTCGAGCGCATGTCATGGCTCGCCACCTTGAGAGAGCACGTGAGTTATTGCATTGGTACCGTCGAGGCACTCACTTCGGAATCCATGTGGACGCCAGTGGTCTTGTGAATGCTGGAGCTGAGGGGAAAGCACTCACGTGGATGGATGCTATTTGTGATGGCATACCAGCCACGCCGCGTCGTGGGAAGCCCGTCGAGCTGAGTGCGTTGTGGTATTCGGGGTTGCTGATCGTTGCCGAGCTCACCCAAGATCCCATCGAAGCTGCTGCGCTGAAGAATGAGGCCGCGGTGACAGCGGCCTCATTTGTTTCCGCATTCTGGGATAAGCAGCGTGACTGTCTCTTCGATGTGTTGGCGGTCGATGGTGAGGATGTCATACCAGACAAATCGGTACGGCCGAATCAGATCTTTGCCTGTAGTTTGCCTCACTCGATGCTTACCCTGACGCAACAGCGCCAGATTCTGGATCAGATTGAGGCTTCACTGCTGACGCCTATGGGCCTAAGAACATTAGCCCCAGACAGTCCGGGCTATCAACCTCGATACCAAGGGTCCATGATGGAGCGTGACCAGGCGTATCACAACGGGACTGTTTGGCCGTGGCTGATGGGCCCCTATGTTCTGGCACGTTTGGCTTCGGCACAAGACCCCGCAAAAATGGCAACGCAGATGCGAAATCATCTTGAGCCCTTGGTTGCCTCACTTGATGATGACTGTCTTGGACATGTTGCGGAGATCTATGACGGAGAGGCGCCACATGAGCCGCATGGTTGCCGAGCTCAAGCATGGTCGTTGGCAGAACTAATGCGGGCCATGCGTCTGCTCAATGAACTGACGAATAACCATGGTGGTGCTTAA
- a CDS encoding choice-of-anchor A family protein has translation MQWQRSPHHHIVHRLIIMVVATLTFSVSLSRVLAEDHPLGAAGAFDVFVFSNHNANNTDVTGRVAVGGHAQYANLGIGSALSNSDGQRNDLIVQGNLLWNNGQNFNGNSQVGGSKTCLGVNHPNGSVGTTPDIDFNLAQQHCELMAVYWAGLPSTGTVTKQWGQIMFQGQDEQLNVFTMPAADFSGCYGLTISVPEGSTVLVNLSGPSSVMMFFQIFLDGADPSKLLFNFSSTTSIMLNGIGWKGTILAPHANIQFNNGHIDGAMIAYTVQGNGETHHVPFEDDLPTEEEEEEEEDTPQIPFAVGAFD, from the coding sequence ATGCAATGGCAACGTTCGCCCCACCACCATATCGTGCACCGATTAATCATAATGGTCGTTGCAACCTTAACCTTTTCTGTCTCACTATCTCGCGTTCTAGCTGAGGACCACCCACTCGGCGCTGCAGGCGCATTTGATGTCTTTGTGTTTTCGAACCACAACGCAAATAACACGGATGTAACAGGTCGTGTCGCCGTTGGTGGGCATGCCCAATATGCCAATCTGGGAATTGGTTCTGCCCTTAGTAATTCTGATGGGCAGCGGAATGACCTGATTGTTCAAGGTAATTTGCTTTGGAATAATGGGCAAAACTTCAACGGCAATTCACAAGTTGGTGGCTCCAAGACATGCCTGGGTGTCAACCACCCAAATGGCAGTGTGGGCACTACACCGGACATTGACTTTAATTTGGCTCAACAACACTGCGAGCTCATGGCGGTGTACTGGGCCGGCCTCCCATCCACTGGCACTGTCACAAAACAGTGGGGACAAATCATGTTTCAAGGACAGGACGAACAGCTGAATGTTTTCACAATGCCAGCTGCAGATTTTTCGGGATGCTACGGACTTACCATCTCGGTACCCGAGGGCTCTACGGTGCTCGTCAATCTCAGCGGCCCTTCCTCAGTGATGATGTTCTTCCAGATTTTCTTAGATGGAGCAGATCCATCCAAACTTTTGTTTAACTTCTCCTCAACAACCAGCATCATGCTCAATGGTATTGGTTGGAAAGGAACTATTTTGGCACCGCATGCAAACATTCAGTTCAATAACGGGCATATTGATGGCGCCATGATTGCTTACACAGTGCAAGGCAATGGCGAAACGCATCACGTACCGTTTGAGGACGATCTACCCACAGAGGAAGAAGAAGAGGAGGAGGAGGATACACCCCAAATACCATTTGCCGTTGGCGCCTTTGACTAG